The genomic region TTGCCGGGATTGATTTAATTAAAAATGAGAAAATTTCTGGTGAAGCACTTGTGCTTACTACGCGTGGCTTAGGCATGCGCGTGCCACGCGAATTAATGCTTGGGGCAAAACGCGGTGGGAAGAAGCTCTGCAAAATCTCAGAGGGGGACGCCCTAACAGTTTATCTTCCAGTTGAAAAAAATAGCTTAATCTTTAGCCTAACGTCTGGCGCTTATGGACTGCTCTGGAAAGTTGAAGAACTGCCTCTCGTTTCAGGACCTGCCAAAGGCGTGATTACAATGAAGCTACCGACTGAAGAGCAAGTAGTCGGCGCCTTAGTTGTAACTAAAGACGCCAAAGTTTTGGCTGTAAAAGAATCTGGTTCGACCAGTCAAATTGACGTAAAAGACTTATCCCTTTCATCGCGAGCCAAACGTGGCCATAAATTGGTGCGTAACGGACTACCCCTAATTGGTTTAAAACAGGGATAAGCGCGAAAGGTTTTATAGTGATCGCAGTGAACGTGTAGGTACAAATGGGCAAAGATAAATCTGCCGCAAATTTAAATACTAAGAAGCGATACTCTGCCGAAGATATCGAAGTGCTTGAAGGTTTGGAGCCTGTGCGTGAGCGCCCCGGCATGTATATTGCGGGCACAGACACGCCCCAAGGCTTACATCAGCTTGTTTCAGAAATTGTTGATAACAGTGTCGATGAGGCGATGAATGGGCACGCTGACCAAATTACTGTCACTCTGCACAAAGATAGTTCGAGCGTAACTGTGACCGATAACGGCCGCGGTATTCCGGTTGATCAACATAAGAAATTTAAAAAATCTGCCCTCGAGCTAATTCTGACAACGCTCCATGCGGGCGGTAAATTTGGTGACCAAAACTATAAAACAGCAGGCGGTTTACACGGCGTGGGAAGCTCTGTCGTAAATGCGCTTAGTGTTGAACTAATTGCCCGCGTGCGACGAGAAGGTGGTGAATACGAGCAAACTTTTTCGCGTGGTAAACCGACTTCAAAACTAAAAAAGCTCCGTGACTTCCGCGGTTCAGGCACGACAATCTTTTTTAGACCAGACCCGGATATTTTTTCTTCGATTAAGTTTTCTAGCGATATCATCCGCCAACTTCTAAAGGGCAAGGCTTACCTTAACCCGGGGCTGATGATTACGTTTCTCGATGAAAAATCGGATACCAAGGAAGAGTTTAAATTTCCCGATGGCATTCGCTCACACCTGGCAGAATTACTAGCAGAAGACCAACAAGAGCCGCTGCAAGCCGAGACTTTTTATCTCGAGCGTGATGACAAAGCTCAAGTTCAAATTGCCCTGGCCTGGACTGAAGCAACAGCTGAAAGATTTTTCTCCTATGTTAATGGCATTCATACTCCTGATGGTGGCACGCATGAGCAAGGAGCAAAAAACGGCATCGTTAAAGCCGTGAAAAATTACTGCCAAACTCACGAGGTTTTACCCAAGGGCGTAAAACTAATTGCCGAAGACATTCGTGAAGGAGTGTTTTGCGTAGTTTCTGTCAAACTGCCTGGCGGGGCGTTTAAAACTCAGTTTCAAGGCCAAACAAAAAGCAAGCTTAATAATCCCGAAGTAACCCCACTAGTTGAGAATGTCACACGTGGACTAGAGAAGCTGCTTAACGAAAAGCCCAGTGCTGCCCAGGCAATTGTCGAGCGCATTATCCTTGCTGCCAAAGCTCGCGAAGCTTCACGTAGCGCCGTGCAAGCCGTAACTCGCAAACTTGCGGGAGGTTCGCGCTTAACGCTACCTGGTAAACTTTCTGACTGTAGTTCGGGTCGTGCGGATGAAACTGAACTTTTTATCGTCGAAGGGGACAGTGCCGGGGGAAGCGCTAAGCAGGGGCGCGACAGAAATTTTCAAGCCGTGCTCGCCTTACGTGGTAAAGTTTTAAATACAATTTC from bacterium harbors:
- a CDS encoding type IIA DNA topoisomerase subunit B — protein: MGKDKSAANLNTKKRYSAEDIEVLEGLEPVRERPGMYIAGTDTPQGLHQLVSEIVDNSVDEAMNGHADQITVTLHKDSSSVTVTDNGRGIPVDQHKKFKKSALELILTTLHAGGKFGDQNYKTAGGLHGVGSSVVNALSVELIARVRREGGEYEQTFSRGKPTSKLKKLRDFRGSGTTIFFRPDPDIFSSIKFSSDIIRQLLKGKAYLNPGLMITFLDEKSDTKEEFKFPDGIRSHLAELLAEDQQEPLQAETFYLERDDKAQVQIALAWTEATAERFFSYVNGIHTPDGGTHEQGAKNGIVKAVKNYCQTHEVLPKGVKLIAEDIREGVFCVVSVKLPGGAFKTQFQGQTKSKLNNPEVTPLVENVTRGLEKLLNEKPSAAQAIVERIILAAKAREASRSAVQAVTRKLAGGSRLTLPGKLSDCSSGRADETELFIVEGDSAGGSAKQGRDRNFQAVLALRGKVLNTISANTKQILENKEFQNIISALGCGFGEHLKLDKLRYGKVIILTDADADGMHISTLLLAFFFTHLRGLIDRGAIYLGKPPLYGVFPKGSGEKKPFFAFSDKELESQIGKKGLSTAHITRYKGLGEMNPDTLWDTTLNPKTRTLLKVKADDQIKVTKKLQDLMGNDSKYRFELIQSRAHEIEIDV